A stretch of DNA from Lycium ferocissimum isolate CSIRO_LF1 chromosome 4, AGI_CSIRO_Lferr_CH_V1, whole genome shotgun sequence:
TGAAAAGATGTAAATAAATTGTGGGAATAAAGCCACAGAAAGTATAAAAGCAACCTTTGCAAGGTATATATAGCCTTTTCTGTTTAATAACTGtaagtcttttttttaaaagctatcAACTACATGCCTGACTGCTGATGCCACCTATGCGTTTCAATAGGCCGTCCATAGGTATAGGGCACAGTCACATAATTTTGTACGTCTGTACAATGATGAAGAAGCATATAATAGGTGTAATCAGAATAGGAGAAGGCACAAGATGAAGGCACAGAAGAGAAAGATGGATAATCTGTTAAGAGATTTGTCCACCTGCATTTCTTGCCTTCTCATTCTAGAGCTACCACCGCCTCCCGGGATGGGGTAAAACGAGTTTGCATCTGAGCCCCCCAACATCCTTGCGAGGAACATTTCACTAAACATCACGACCATCGGGCTGAATAACCGAGTCATTGCAGTGCCTCCGAAGCTAGACGGAGCTATGGCTGCATAGCCACCAAAAGCATGGGGGAAGTATTGTTGGTGATGAATCGAGGGTGGTGGATAATACAACGAAGCGTGATGAAGTTGTTGATGGACGTGAGAAGTTGAAGGTGATGATGTATTAACTTGTGTGGTTGTTGTCCAAATTCCTTGAGGCCTGCGAGGTACGGTGACATCAAGTTGGGACTCGTTGGATCCGCATTCTGCTGATGATGTCCCGCGGCCATATAGAGGTACCAGTGAGGAGTTTGAGATGTGGGATTTGCAGACCGGACATTTATGCGTCTCTTCTGATCCCGAGGCAGAGTTCTCAACTTGAAGCCACTTGTAAATGCAACGCCAGCAGTATAGGTGACCGCAGAGGGTGACTACAGGATCGTGTGCAGAATCAAGACAAATGTTGCAATCAAAACATCCCATCATATTTCCGGAGTTTGACGTTGTAACTGGAACGGAGTTCCTCTTCTTTAGGGAAATATCTTTATCAGATCCAAAACTGATCATAGGTTCACCAAAAGATTGTTCTAGAGCCATGGAATCTGTTAAAAAGACGGGGGAAAATCAGAAATAAATCCCTGACTGTATTTCTTTGAAAATCATCTAAGAAATAAGCATCAAAGTGAAGAGCTGATATTCACACATCTGGACTTTGAGAATAACTGATGATGAGAGCTATGGTTATGGTCTTAAGCTATATTTCTCGAACTCTCCAAATATTGTCTCACGCatgtcggattctccaaaaatgcactacttttggaaaATCTGGACACACCCGacaacttttttcaaaagtcCTAGCAACACATAGGTCTTAAGCATAGGCAATGCTTCAATCAATCACCTACAACTCAATCTCAAACTAGTTAAGGTTGACTAAACAATCCTTTATATCCATTTACCTTTATTCAGATCCATTTATTCCAATTCTAAATAATTTAC
This window harbors:
- the LOC132053248 gene encoding E3 ubiquitin-protein ligase RMA3-like, with translation MALEQSFGEPMISFGSDKDISLKKRNSVPVTTSNSGNMMGCFDCNICLDSAHDPVVTLCGHLYCWRCIYKWLQVENSASGSEETHKCPVCKSHISNSSLVPLYGRGTSSAECGSNESQLDVTVPRRPQGIWTTTTQVNTSSPSTSHVHQQLHHASLYYPPPSIHHQQYFPHAFGGYAAIAPSSFGGTAMTRLFSPMVVMFSEMFLARMLGGSDANSFYPIPGGGGSSRMRRQEMQVDKSLNRLSIFLFCAFILCLLLF